A genomic region of Colletotrichum destructivum chromosome 1, complete sequence contains the following coding sequences:
- a CDS encoding Putative Zinc finger, CCHC-type, with translation MPSNTNMAPETPPGRGISSRLLTMKFMQRAATSGSAPESSPDEPSSKRRKFQNSPLTGDFHSFDQAAVQAALKQQEAKRLAALEASRAELADTHWVLDGSWGNPTATEDAPPNIVYVGYADIDDADHEKESKGAAHHGRKKVGGSKKKAAKDTVTKSKTKDESDSGDSSVPSDSDESDESDTSDNSSDEHDELDADPSSGDEASTPKPVKPVKPVKGLSSGGQGRTRVNLQPKKSTESMKAREFREKRKKKEVKLNQLASISGGASSISGAGKPNAPFNCHNCGKPGHKAADCSDRRRGDGRRRSAGTSR, from the exons ATGCCGTCAAACACCAACATGGCCCCCGAAACGCCTCCCGGCAGGGGCATTTCCTCTCGTCTATTGACGATGAAATTTATGCAGAGAGCTGCCACCTCTGGATCTGCACCAGAGTCGTCTCCCGACGAACCGTCTTCCAAGCGGCGCAAGTTCCAGAACTCCCCTCTCACTGGCGATTTCCACTCCTTCGATCAAGCGGCTGTCCAGGCCGCTTTGAAACAGCAAGAAGCCAAGCGCTTGGCGGCACTGGAAGCCTCCAGAGCCGAACTGGCAGACACGCATTGGGTTTTGGATGGTTCGTGGGGCAATCCTACTGCGACCGAGGACGCGCCGCCAAATATCGTGTACGTTGGGTACGCCGATATTGATGATGCCGACCACGAGAAGGAATCCAAGGGTGCCGCACATCATGGCAGGAAGAAGGTCGGCGGTAGCAAAaagaaggccgccaag GACACCGTGACTAAAAGCAAAACAAAAGACGAGAGCGATTCCGGTGATTCGAGTGTCCCCAGTGACTCCGATGAGTCCGATGAGTCCGACACCTCCGACAACTCCAGCGACGAGCATGACGAGCTTGACGCGGATCCATCCTCTGGTGACGAAGCGTCGACACCGAAGCCCGTCAAGCCCGTCAAGCCCGTCAAAGGTCTATCATCCGGCGGCCAAGGTCGCACAAGGGTCAATCTTCAGCCCAAGAAATCAACAGAGTCGATGAAGGCGAGAGAATTCCGTGAGAAgcgaaagaagaaagaagtaAAGCTGAACCAGTTGGCGTCTATTTCTGGTGGTGCTTCTAGCATTTCTGGGGCGGGGAAGCCCAACGCTCCCTTCAACTGCCACAACTGCGGTAAGCCAGGGCACAAGGCCGCTGACTGCTCCGACCGACGGAGAGGTGACGGCAGACGGAGGTCTGCCGGAACGTCACGATAA
- a CDS encoding Putative peptidase C19, ubiquitin-specific peptidase, DUSP domain, ubiquitin specific protease: protein MTSDANPHQRSSSPLKRRASTMDPDADVSMKEEDVDMAASAQSSTITNEATIEGAQPVPAESEHHLPRAMSVDLPDKASNGGPSASRDDALPPLEDQIKTIQTLLKAFNDEPPKVGDVAYVVSRSWVDKALALGRDPKLAKKETTNEPLGPVDNADLVLEVLPQPNGDDFVRMKPGTSMEECELFPEDAWTLVSEWYGVKDGQRPILRCAINAAPDATSQANIIFELNPPVFTIHRLWSLSSPVPVDDELKSKKPLVLVRSASTPYNHFYKEMKQLTGVSLDRRMRVWQITTQQSAAQDAPPSSALTPPDSPNPDTDAGRSSDPWQRLLVEVPSFTKLGGGDRQVVPAVDNTVNPNYNGSSPLSVHGLMQDMTLVIDEEIAKNSWVSNYFKGGKNDKIIASRGSTTSLTAQGKAGGSSSSGRSSPAPSGPVTRGRTQQKKKPGRGLGAVGLQNLGNTCYMNSALQCVRSVEELTKYFLTDEYKVELNKANPLGYKGQVAMAYGGLLKEIYAESRGAVSPRDFKNTVGRARSTFQGWGQQDTQEFLGFLLDALQEDLSRIKKKPYIEKPDSTDEMIGNEEAIRKMAEEVWDITRKRDDSVVADLFTGLYKSTLKCPTCDKISITFDPFNNLTLPLPMEDMWSRTVKFYPLNDAPVEIEIELSKHSAIELLKKAVSDKTGVPVELLLGAEEFKSKFFKIYDDNNDVSDEIQTNDMPTFHELEMSPTNFPPKTKKMGTPSSMLDISEEPWVDPLSERMVVTVLHRKKNGGNTYRMRGDDIASPPHFIVLTPEEARSEDAIRRKVLERVATFSTWSGFEDADEGADADMVITSQSDADSSGDSKIVSNSVEGEDDLVNVSIGAGEQQQTARRSLKQFNTRRPKWTDPKEYLQPELQNLFDLSFFAEGNDSGPPTGWSSVDDSRTFRPLSSRAPETEQDSNSPGSTNGADSERDSASETQSPLSVEEQTRMAEESEEEDGPVRVIKPTRGRGNHKVGGARRKFNKGNKTYGKKGGKRRNKDARSSKEQSFQVVDVEPQPSPLDDVRGGPLVRLGEGIVVDWSEETWDLVFGKDSRDAEDNRGQKTFGDVEKLRDPVLEQKRKSRQARKKQGITLEECLDEFEKAEVLSEQDMWYCPRCKEHRRASKKFDLWKTPDILVVHLKRFSSAGWRRDKLDILVDFPIEGLDLHKRVLCQETGKEEIYDLIAVDDHFGGLGGGHYTAYGRNFVDGQWYNYNDTSVSKTSPESVVTRAAYLLFYRRRSETPLGGPRFKQIFDKFDKAGEEDEEDDTDSGEDQRLVGGSSLTGSSRLGIGAEATHPRGNRGLATSTMSTANRGGDDDDLPPYEGSSSTNVGSDNIQNSIEDEGIGMMDHADGANGFQAAQPWNWNSLESADGTNNSLGLEGYGSDDAQPDSSDDREAGNDTDMQFDETMGDYETAQEAPPPPDFGAQVGLSEIQNAAWDRQNKTQVISVPAADDDAASTEAAEIHLDDDVEQQQQQQQPSRARP, encoded by the exons ATGACCAGTGATGCCAATCCTCACCAgcgctcttcctcgcccttgaAACGACGAGCCTCCACCATGGACCCTGATGCCGATGTCAGtatgaaggaggaggatgtcgatatggccgcctccgcccaGTCCTCCACCATTACCAACGAAGCTACCATTGAGGGCGCCCAGCCTGTCCCCGCCGAGTCCGAACATCATCTGCCCAGAGCCATGAGTGTCGACTTGCCAGACAAGGCCTCGAACGGCGGACCCAGCGCATCCAGAGACGATG ctCTTCCTCCCCTGGAGGATCAGATCAAGACCATCCAGACCCTCCTCAAGGCCTTCAACGACGAACCCCCGAAAGTTGGCGATGTCGCCTACGTAGTGTCGAGATCATGGGTGGACAAGGCTTTGGCGCTTGGCCGAGACCCCAAACTCGCCAAGAAAGAGACGACAAACGAGCCGTTGGGCCCTGTGGACAACGccgatctcgtcctcgaggttCTCCCGCAGCCCAATGGCGACGACTTTGTCAGGATGAAGCCTGGTACGAGCATGGAGGAGTGCGAGCTCTTCCCGGAAGACGCCTGGACTCTCGTCTCGGAGTGGTACGGCGTCAAGGACGGCCAGAGGCCCATTTTGCGTTGTGCTATCAACGCGGCGCCTGACGCCACGAGCCAGGCCAACATCATTTTCGAGCTGAACCCGCCCGTCTTCACCATCCACAGGCTTTGGTCGCTGTCTAGTCCCGTcccggtcgacgacgagctcaaAAGCAAGAAGCCGCTGGTCCTGGTCAGGAGCGCGTCGACGCCTTACAACCACTTCTACAAGGAGATGAAGCAGCTCACGGGCGTTTCTCTGGATCGCAGGATGCGAGTCTGGCAGATCACCACGCAGCAGTCCGCGGCGCAAGACGCACCCCCCTCGTCCGCCCTCACACCTCCCGACTCTCCCAACCCGGACACGGACGCCGGACGCTCCTCGGATCCCTGGCAGCGCCTGCTCGTTGAGGTCCCCAGCTTCACaaagctcggcggcggcgatcgGCAAGTCGTGCCTGCCGTAGACAACACTGTCAATCCCAACTACAACGGCagctcccctctctccgttCACGGCCTGATGCAGGATATGaccctcgtcatcgacgaagAGATTGCCAAGAACTCGTGGGTCTCCAACTACTTCAAGGGTGGCAAGAACGACAAGATCATTGCGTCGCGCGGTTCTACCACCAGCCTGACCGCCCAgggcaaggccggcggcagcagcagcagcggacGGAGCAGCCCCGCTCCTTCGGGACCTGTGACCAGGGGCAGGAcgcagcagaagaagaagcccggcCGTGGTCTCGGCGCTGTCGGTCTGCAGAACCTCGGAAACACGTGCTACATGAACTCGGCCCTGCAGTGCGTTCGcagcgtcgaggagctgACCAAGTACTTCCTGACTGACGAGTACAAAGTGGAGCTCAACAAAGCCAACCCTCTGGGTTATAAGGGGCAAGTGGCCATGGCTTACGGGGGGCTGCTCAAGGAGATCTACGCCGAGTCGCGAGGCGCGGTTAGTCCCCGCGACTTCAAGAACACGGTGGGCCGCGCCCGCAGCACCTTCCAGGGCTGGGGCCAGCAGGACACGCAGGAgttcctcggcttcctcctcgacgccctgcagGAGGACCTGAGTCGcatcaagaagaagccgtACATAGAGAAGCCGGACTCGACTGATGAGATGATTGgcaacgaggaggccatccgtaagatggccgaggaggtctGGGACATCACCCGTAAGCGCGATGACTCGGTCGTCGCAGACCTCTTCACCGGCCTGTACAAGTCGACCCTCAAGTGCCCGACTTGCGACAAGATCAGCATCACCTTCGACCCCTTCAACAACCTCACTCTGCCGCTTCCCATGGAGGACATGTGGAGCCGGACCGTCAAGTTTTACCCGCTGAACGACGCGCCCGTGGAGATCGAGATTGAACTGTCGAAGCACAGCGCCATCGAGCTActgaagaaggccgtctcAGACAAGACGGGCGTCCCTGTCGAGCTGCTGTTGGGGGCCGAAGAGTTTAAGAGCAAGTTCTTCAAGATTTACGATGACAATAACGATGTCTCGGACGAGATCCAGACGAACGACATGCCTACTTTCCACGAGCTGGAGATGTCGCCCACCAACTTCCCtcccaagaccaagaagatGGGCACCCCGAGCTCCATGCTGGACATCAGCGAGGAGCCCTGGGTCGACCCCCTCTCCGAGCGCATGGTTGTCACCGTCCTCCACCGCAAGAAGAATGGGGGCAACACCTACCGGATGAGAGGAGACGACATTGCGTCGCCCCCTCACTTCATCGTTCTCACCCCCGAAGAG GCTCGCAGCGAGGATGCCATCCGTCGCAAGGTTCTGGAACGGGTCGCCACCTTCTCCACCTGGTCCGGgttcgaggacgccgacgaaggCGCGGACGCAGACATGGTCATCACATCTCAGTCTGATGCCGATTCGTCCGGAGACAGTAAGATAGTCTCCAACTCGGTGGAAGGCGAGGACGACCTTGTCAACGTATCGATTGGTGCAGGCGAGCAACAGCAAACTGCGCGAAGAAGTCTGAAGCAGTTCAACACCCGCCGACCAAAGTGGACCGATCCGAAGGAGTATCTGCAGCCCGAGCTCCAGAACTTGTTCGACCTCTCCTTTTTCGCCGAGGGCAACGATTCGGGTCCGCCAACCGGCTGGAGCTCGGTGGATGACAGCAGGACCTTCCGTCCCCTGTCGTCCCGTGCTCCGGAGACCGAACAGGACTCCAACAGCCCCGGCTCCACCAACGGCGCGGACAGCGAGCGTGACAGTGCCAGCGAAACGCAGTCTCCGCTGtccgtcgaggagcagacTCGCATGGCAGAGGagtcggaggaggaagacgggcCTGTCCGAGTGATCAAG CCTACGCGTGGCAGAGGCAACCAcaaggtcggcggcgcccgccgCAAGTTCAACAAGGGCAACAAGACGTACGGCAAGAAGGGCGGTAAGCGTCGTAACAAGGACGCGCGCTCGAGCAAGGAGCAGTCTttccaggtcgtcgatgtcgagcctcagccgtcgcccttGGACGATGTCCGCGGCGGTCCgctcgtccgcctcggcgagggtATTGTCGTCGACTGGTCCGAGGAGACGTGGGACTTGGTCTTCGGCAAGGATTCGCGCGACGCAGAGGACAACCGCGGCCAGAAGACGTTTGGCGACGTGGAGAAGCTCAGAGACCCCGTCCTGGAGCAAAAGCGCAAGTCACGTCAAGCGCGCAAGAAGCAGGGCATCACCCTCGAGGAGTGCTTGGACGAGTTCGAAAAGGCCGAGGTTCTCTCCGAGCAGGACATGTGGTACTGCCCACGCTGCAAGGAGCACCGCCGTGCCAGCAAGAAGTTTGACCTCTGGAAGACACCCGACATTCTCGTTGTTCACCTGAAGCGCTTCAGTAGCGCCGGGTGGCGCCGCGACAAGCTggacatcctcgtcgacttccccatcgagggcctcgacctGCACAAGCGCGTCCTCTGCCAGGAGACGGGCAAGGAAGAGATCTACGATCTCattgccgtcgacgaccatttcggtggcctcggtggcggccATTACACCGCCTACGGACGCAACTTTGTTGACGGCCAGTGGTACAACTACAATG ACACCTCGGTCAGCAAGACTTCGCCGGAGAGCGTCGTCACCAGAGCTGCCTACCTGCTCTTCTACCGCCGTCGTTCCGAGACCCCCCTGGGCGGTCCCCGCTTCAAGCAGATCTTTGACAAATTCGACAAGGCCGgtgaagaggacgaggaggacgacacCGACTCGGGGGAAGATCAGCGTCTCGTCGGGGGCTCCTCCCTAACTGGATCGTCGAGACTTGGGATCGGAGCCGAAGCAACTCACCCGCGCGGAAATCGTGGTTTGGCTACTAGCACAATGTCTACAGCCAaccgcggcggcgatgatgacgacctGCCGCCTTACGAAGGCAGCTCCAGCACCAACGTCGGCAGCGACAACATCCAGAACAGCATCGAGGATGAGGGCATTGGCATGATGGAccacgccgacggcgccaatGGGTTTCAAGCCGCGCAACCCTGGAACTGGAACTCGTTGGAGTCCGCTGACGGAACCAACAACTCtctcggcctggagggctacggcagcgacgacgcCCAGCCGGACTCCTCAGACGACCGCGAAGCTGGCAACGACACGGACATGCAATTCGACGAGACCATGGGAGATTACGAGACCGCCCAGGAGgctccaccgccgcccgacTTTGGCGCCCAGGTCGGTCTCTCAGAGATCCAGAACGCCGCTTGGGACCGTCAGAACAAGACTCAGGTCATTTCAgtccccgccgccgatgacgacgccgcctcTACAGAGGCAGCCGAGATTCATCTCGATGACGATGtagagcagcagcagcagcagcagcagcccagtCGCGCGCGGCCTTAG
- a CDS encoding Putative peptidase M16, metalloenzyme, LuxS/M16 peptidase, peptidase M16, middle/third, with protein MTNTDTAAAGHLDGSVPHRELRPQPPVERVTDQLETPSLDDRTYRVVRLSNKLEALLVHDPETDKASAALDCNVGNFSDEEDMPGMAHAVEHLLFMGTKKFPIENEYSQYLSNNSGSSNAYTGATSTNYFFDVSAKPANDQEPTAENPSPFKGALDRFAQFFIEPLFLESTLDRELRAVDSENKKNLQNDQWRLHQLEKSLSNPKHPFCHFSTGNLDVLKDQPESKGINVRAKFMEFHDKHYSANRMKLVVLGREPLDVLEQWVAEFFSGVQNKDLAPNRWEDEVPFREAELGVQVFAKPVMDSRELNLFFPFLDEENMYESQPSRYVSHLIGHEGPGSIMAYVKEKGWANGLSAGAYPVCPGSPGIFDCQIRLTEEGLKNYKEIVKVFFQYVALLREAPPQEWIFDEQKGMADVDFKFKQKTPASRFTSKISSVMQKPLPREWLLSGYSRLRKFDSNLIEKGLACLRPDNFRMTIVSQKFPGDWNQKEKWYGTEFRHEKIPEDFMAEIKKAVSSSASERLAELHLPHKNNFIPTKLEVEKKEVKEPALSPRVVRNDSLARTWFKKDDTFWVPKANLVISCRNPNIYSTAENAVKARFFTDLVRDALEAYSYDAELAGLQYSVSLDARGLFLDLSGYNDKLAVLLEQVLITIRDLKIRDERFDIIKERLNRGYNNWELQQPFSQVSDYTTWLNSERDFVVEEYLAELPSVTAEDVRQFKKQMLSQIHIESYVHGNLYKEDALKLTDMVENILKPRVLPRPQWPVIRSLVFPPGSNYVYKKTLKDPANVNHCIEVWLYVGDKGDRLVRAKTMLLDQMCHEPAFDQLRTKEQLGYVVFSGVRSFSTTYGFRFIIQSERTPEYLESRIEAFLNLFSNTLDSMSDADFEGHKRSLIVRRLEKLKNLDQESSRHWTQIASEYYDFELPQQDAAHTKTLTKTDMVEFFQRYIKPGSTTRAKLSVHLRAQATAPAKEGAEAKVNGVAKEVELQPAGDVKPPTLIEDVRSFRAGLVATCGARPAKDLTEYEDTDAKL; from the exons ATGACCAACACCGataccgctgccgccgggcACCTGGACGGCTCTGTCCCTCACCGAGAGCTGAGGCCCCAGCCCCCCGTCGAGCGGGTGACGGACCAGCTCgaaaccccctccctcgaCGACCGCACCTACCGTGTCGTGAGACTGTCCAACAAGCTCGAGGCTTTGCTGGTGCACGACCCAGAAACGGACAAGGCcagcgccgccctcgactgTAATGTCGGAAACTtcagcgacgaggaggacatgcCCGGCATGGCCCATGCCGTCGAACAT CTACTCTTTATGGGTACCAAGAAGTTCCCTATAGAGAACGAATACTCACAGTACCTCTCCAACAACTCGGGTAGCTCCAATGCGTACACCGGCGCAACCTCGACCAACTACTTCTTCGACGTCTCGGCCAAGCCCGCCAACGACCAAGAGCCTACGGCCGAGAACCCTTCGCCCTTCAAGGGCGCTCTCGACCGCTTTGCCCAGTTCTTCATCGAGCCTCTGTTCCTCGAGTCGACTCTGGATCGCGAGCTGCGCGCTGTCGACTCggagaacaagaagaatCTGCAGAACGACCAATGGCGACTCCACCAGCTGGAGAAGTCTCTTTCTAACCCGAAACACCCCTTTTGTCACTTCTCGACAGgcaacctcgacgtcctcaagGACCAACCCGAGTCCAAGGGCATCAATGTACGCGCAAAGTTCATGGAGTTCCACGACAAGCACTACTCAGCGAACCGTATGAAGCTAGTCGTTCTGGGGCGGGAGCCCTTGGACGTCCTCGAGCAATGGGTTGCCGAGTTCTTCTCTGGGGTACAGAACAAGGATCTGGCGCCGAACCGCTGGGAGGACGAGGTACCCTTCCGCGAAGCCGAGCTCGGAGTCCAGGTTTTCGCCAAGCCCGTCATGGATTCGCGGGAGTTGaacctcttcttccccttcctcgacgaggaaaaCATGTACGAGTCTCAGCCTAGCAGATATGTGAGCCACTTGATTGGCCACGAGGGCCCTGGTAGTATCATGGCCTATGTGAAAGAGAAGGGATGGGCAAATGGACTGAGCGCTGGTGCTTACCCCGTCTGCCCGGGTTCTCCTGGCATCTTCGACTGTCAGATTCGTCTGACGGAAGAG GGCCTCAAAAACTACAAGGAAATCGTCAAAGTCTTCTTCCAATACGTTGCGCTTCTCCGGGaagcgccgccgcaggaATGGATCTTCGACGAGCAGAAGGGCATGGCCGATGTCGATTTCAAGTTCAAGCAAAAGACCCCTGCGAGCCGATTTACGAGCAAGATCAGCTCCGTCATGCAGAAGCCCCTCCCGCGGGAATGGCTGCTCAGCGGATACAGTCGGTTGAGAAAGTTCGATTCCAATCTGATCGAAAAGGGCTTGGCGTGCTTGAGACCAGACAACTTCCGTATGACCATTGTGTCACAGAAGTTTCCCGGTGACTGGAACCAGAAGGAAAAGTGGTACGGCACTGAGTTCCGCCACGAGAAGATCCCCGAGGATTTCATggccgagatcaagaaggccgtctcgagctcggcctcggagcggctcgccgagctccacCTGCCTCACAAGAACAACTTCATTCCCACgaagctcgaggtcgagaagaaggaggtcAAGGAGCCGGCTCTGTCGCCCCGTGTCGTCCGAAACGACAGCCTCGCTCGGACGTGGTTCAAGAAGGATGACACATTCTGGgtgcccaaggccaacctCGTCATCAGCTGCCGAAACCCCAACATCTACTCGACCGCGGAAAATGCCGTCAAGGCAAGGTTCTTCACCGACTTAGTCCGCGACGCGCTGGAGGCGTACTCGTACGATGCCGAACTGGCGGGTCTGCAGTACAGTGTCTCGCTCGACGCCCGCGGCCTGTTCCTCGACCTAAGCGGGTACAATGACAAGCTAGCTGTTCTCTTGGAGCAGGTCTTGATCACCATCAGGGACCTCAAGATCAGGGATGAGAGgttcgacatcatcaaggaGCGCCTCAACCGCGGGTACAACAACTGGGAGCTCCAGCAACCGTTTAGCCAGGTTTCGGATTACACGACTTGGCTCAACTCGGAGCGCGACTTCGTCGTGGAGGAATACCTGGCCGAGCTGCCGAGCGTcaccgccgaggacgtgCGGCAGTTCAAGAAGCAGATGCTCTCGCAGATCCACATCGAATCTTATGTGCACGGGAACCTGTACAAGGAGGACGCGCTCAAGCTTACAGACATGGTCGAGAATATCCTGAAGCCCCGCGTCCTCCCGCGACCCCAGTGGCCTGTGATCCGATCGCTAGTGTTTCCTCCCGGATCGAACTACGTGTACAAGAAGACGCTCAAGGACCCGGCCAACGTCAACCACTGCATTGAGGTGTGGCTTTACGTAGGAGACAAGGGCGACAGGCTTGTCCGAGCCAAGACGATGTTGCTTGACCAGATGTGCCACGAGCCCGCCTTCGACCAACTCCGGACCAAGGAGCAGCTGGGCTACGTTGTCTTCAGTGGAGTGCGGAGCTTTTCGACGACGTACGGGTTCAGATTCATCATCCAGAGCGAGCGGACGCCCGAGTACCTTGAATCAAGAATCGAGGCATTCCTCAACCTGTTCTCCAACACACTAGACTCCATGTCGGACGCGGACTTTGAGGGTCACAAGCGCAGCTTGATCGTCAGAAGgctcgagaagctgaagAACCTTGACCAGGAGAGTAGCAGGCACTGGACCCAGATCGCCAGCGAATACTACGACTTTGAGCTCC CTCAACAAGATGCGGCGCACACCAAGACGCTCACAAAGACGGACATGGTCGAGTTCTTCCAGAGGTATATTAAGCCTGGGTCGACCACTCGGGCGAAGCTTTCAGTGCATCTGCGTGCCCAGGCCACCGCACCGGCCAAGGAGGGAGCCGAAGCCAAGGTCAACGGCGTTGCCAAGGAGGTGGAACTTCAGCCGGCAGGCGACGTCAAGCCGCCGACACTGATCGAGGACGTTCGCAGCTTCCGGGCGGGGCTTGTAGCGACATGCGGGGCGCGGCCTGCCAAGGACTTGACCGAGTACGAAGACACAGACGCAAAGCTATGA